The stretch of DNA TCGGTCGATAACCCGTTCATCCAGTCTAGTGATTGGGGCTGGCCAATTGATCCAACTGGTTTACGTTTCTGTTTAGCGTCTCTGTATGAACGTTATGAAGTGCCATTGTTCATCGTTGAGAATGGTTTTGGCGCTGTTGATACTATTGAAGAAGATGGCAGTATTAATGATGATTACCGCATTGCTTACCTTAGCGATCACATCAAAGAGATGAAAAAAGCCGTAGCAATTGATGGCGTTGATCTCATGGGTTACACCCCTTGGGGCTGTATCGATTTGGTGTCGTTCACGACCGGTGAGATGAAAAAGCGCTACGGATTCATTTACGTAGATAAGCACAACGATCAATCTGGTTCTTTAGAGCGCAAGCGCAAGAAGTCGTTCGAGTGGTACAAAGGCGTGATTGCATCTAACGGTGCCACTATTTAGAATGCATTCCCCAGCGCAGTTATGCGAACTGTGAGCTGTGATTTTGCAATGAATTAGTCGGCCTATGTCGACTAATTTTTTATAAAGGAAAAGAAGTAATGGTAACCATGCTTGATGTCGCGAACCGCGCAGGCGTATCTAAGTCGACCGTTTCTCGTGTCTTAAATGGCAAGAACATCGTGCGCCCAGACGTGGTGAAAAAGGTATTCGATGCGATACAAGAGACGGGTTATCGGCCAAACCTGTTAGCTCAGCAATTGGCGACCAAAAAGACCAACTTCATTGGGTTCGTAATTACCAATGAGCTGTTCAATGGCCCGTACTTCTCTTCTTTGATGTATCACGCCGCTTCTTACAGCGAAAAGTCGAATCACCAACTGGTGATCACTGATGGTAAGCACAGCGCTGAAGATGAAAGAAAGGCGATCAATTTTCTGCTCGATATGAAGTGCGCTGGCATCATCATTTATCCGCAATGTTTAACCGAAAGCGATATCGCTCTGATCATCGAAAGCACCGACACACCGATTCTGGTGATCAACCGCGAAATGCCGTCGAAGCCTAATCATGCCATTACCACAGACCATTATCAGAGCGCCTGTTTGATGGTGGAACACATCATTGAGCAAGGCCATACAGACATTGCGGTGATTCGTGGTAAAGCCGGGTCTTCGACCGATGAACAGCGTTATAAAGCCTATCAAGGTGTGCTAACCAAGCACGATATTGCATTGGATGAATCTAAAGCCGTTCAAGGCGATTGGACGATGGAGAGCGGTTATCACGCTGTTCAAGCCTTGGTAAAAAGCAAAGCAATGTTCACTGCTATCTTGTCTGAAAACGATGACATGGCGATTGGTGCGATTAAGGCGTTAACCGAACTTGGGTACTCATTGCCTCAAGATGTTTCTATCGTCGGCTTTGATAACAGCAAAGTGGGGGCGTTTTTAACGCCAAGCCTCACGTCTGTGAGTGTGCCATTGGAGCAAATGACTCAAAAGGCGATCCTGCAAATTGTCGGTGAAACTGAGCAAGCCAAAGCTTTGAGTACGACTGGAAGTTTAGTGGTTCGCGACTCAGTTGCTCAGCGTGTCTAGGCTCAATTAACTGTGAGTGAGTTTCATATTTTACCTACAAATTGTGATTGGCTACGCATCTTCGAAATCCGTTAGAAACCGAACTTATTGTGACCGTTCTAGATATGCGATATTGCGTTTTTTGGTGTATGAATTGACCACCACTAGTTAAGTTATGTGAAAACAGGTCAGTAATGTGAAACTAGATAAGTTATGTGAAAACAGGTAAGTAACGTGAGAACAGAAAAACAAAAAATGCTAGCTGGCGAACCTTATCAGGCTTGGGATGAAGAGTTGTACTCGGCGCGAATTGAGTGCCGAAAAGTGCTTCAAAAACTTAATAACAGTATTCCTGACACACCTGAATGGAAAGCGGCTACTCAAGAATTAATTCCCGGCTGCGAAAGCGCGCACTTAGAGCCGCCGTTCCGTTGTGATTACGGCTCAAACATCAAGCTGGGTAAGAACTTTTACGCTAACTTCAATTGCGTGATTCTGGATGTAGCAGAAGTGACCATTGGCGACAATGTGTTGCTCGGGCCCAATGTACAGATTCTAACAGCGGGTCACCCATTAGATGTGAAAGGGCGTGTTGAAGAGGGCGTAGAGTTTGGCACACCGATTAACGTTGGCGACAATGTTTGGTTGGGTGGCGGTGTGATTCTCTGCCCAGGTGTCACGATCGGCGAAAACAGTGTGATTGGCGCGGGCAGTGTGGTAACCAAAGACATCCCAGCTAATGTGGTTGCGGTGGGTAATCCATGTAAAGTACTGAAAGCGATCGATAATGCGTAATAATCAGATTAAATAGATAAAGCCCGCGAACCTAGGCGTGCCGCGGGGCTTTTAAATCGAATTCGATAGCTGGTCAGTGTGCTTTCTAGTAACAGACTACTGGAACTGTACTTAAGCGATCTTAGTCATCTCGTTAAGTGTAAACGACGTAACACTGCCTTCGGTTGCTGCCATGTATTCAGCAAGGTGAGTATTGCCCATGTGTACTTGCCAAAGTTCGCGAGACGTCCAGTTTTCGTAGAAAGTGAAATGTGCTGGATTTTCATTGTCTTGGTGAAGGTCGTAGTTGATGCAGCCTTCTTCAGCGCGAGTAATATCAATCAGCTTTAGCAGCTCTGCTTTAACCAATTCGATTTTGTCTTCGTTAGCGACGATGTTTGCGACGATAGTTAGTTGAGTCATGTTCGTACCTATATTACTTTTCACCGAAATGGTGATTTGTCTGTGTTTACAGCGCCACTCTTTGTTCATTGAGCTACAGTCTGTATCGATGGATAAATAATAGTAGGAATATTTGAAACGATAAACAGCGCCACATTTGAATTATTTTCAAAAATAAATTGATAATAGCCTGGGGATTATGTGCTGATAGGCGTAGGTAAAGAGTGTTTAAAAACCGCCCGCCCACGCATCAAAATCGTCAATGTTGTCGAGCTCTTCCTTGGTTCTTGGGGCTGGGTAATATGGCAGAGCCAATCTTTGAGCGGAAGGTTGCAGTTCCCAATCGGGCGTAATCTTGAGTCGTGTTAACTCATCGTTGAGGCGCACAAACATATAGTAACCATCTCTATGAGTATTGGCGTAACTTGCGACTGTAGCGATATCACCGGAAGGTAATTTTACGTCTCGACCCAGTGGATAGAGTTGGTGCAATGCGAAACTCACTTTGGGATCTTTAAGCTTGCCTTGCTTAAAGCGTTCTAATCCGATGGCGGTTGAAGTGGTGCGCGGCTTCCACCCCGTGAGGAATAATCCACTCAAGCTATCTTGGAACGGTTTACCTTTTCGATTGCCTTCATTGCTAATGAATTGAACCGTCAGCGTGTCTCCCGATTCTTGCAGGATTTCTAAAAACTGTTCACTAGTTCGATCGACCAAAAGCTTCATAAGATCCAGATACCATCAAGAATGAGAGACGATAAAGGGTACTACTATAGGGGAGGCTTGTGTAGGGACGATAAACGTTATGTAGCGTGAACAATGTTTCCGGTGTTGATCCTTACATGCCCCTTTGATGAACAACAGCTCTAGCGCTTACGTAAGTAATGCGTTTGCACGATCTCATCAAGGTACGTCGTGACGTCTCTCAACGTAAAATCGACAGGGGACACTAAGTCACCAAATAGCGGGGACCCACCACCAAGTACGACAGGAATGGTCGAGATGATCAGCTCATCAATCAGGTCTTCTTTCATGAAGTTTTGAATGGTGACGCCACCATCAATGTAAAGGTTTCTCATGCCTTTTTTGTTCAATTCCTCGATGATCTGGGTGAGCTCACCCTTCATCAAAAATACTTTACCTTCAAGCTCTTGAGGCACTTCATTTAAAGTGTTGCTCAGTACATAGACGGGCTTGCTGTAAGGCCAATCGATACCAAAGCTCAACACCATGTCCATTGTATTTCGTCCCATGACCAGTGCATCGATACGATCGGTATGAGCGTTGTAACCCATGTCGTCACCGTCTGGATTTGGAATTGCTTGCAGCCAATCTAAGCCGCCTTGCTTGTCTGCAATGTAACCGTCAAGGCTGGTTGCGATAAATACAATATTTGACATTTTTAACTCCGATATCGATGAGAAACTTGGCATCTACACGATAATAAATTAAAGTATTCTACAGTGTAGAAATAAAGTTTAAGAGGTGACGGTATGACTGTCAAGGATCAAAAGCGAGGTCGACCAAAGAGTGGATCAAGCCAACTCAGCGCAGAGAAGATCTTAGATACGGCCAAAAGCATGATGCGCGAAGGCGGCAAAGTCCCGAGTATCAGAGGGTTAGCGACAGAGCTCGGCGTGGATGCGATGGCCATATACCATTACTTCCAAAACAAAAATGATCTCTTGGAATCGATTACGGTCTCTTTGGTAAGAGAGGTCGCGCAGCCCGAACAAAACCAAGTGTGGCAAGAGAATCTTTATCAACTCAGTGTAAGTTATTTATCTGTATTGAATGATTATCGTGGGCTGTTAGAAACCCTGCTGACAATGAAATCTCTGGGGCCCGTTGAGGTGTTTAGTGAGCGCTTTGAAGCAGTGTTGAGCCCTTTGAATTTAACTGCCGAACAAACCGAAAATGCCCTTCATTTGCTGGTGGATTATCTGCATGGCTACGCGCTAGCACTGAGCTGTAACCCGGATAGAATTCAGATCACTGTTGGGATGGTGAGAAAGCCTTTAAGCCTTTATTGCTTGGGCATCGAACAGCTGAAATCGCGGTAATTTCAGAACAAAGGTGAAGATTTCAGGGCGTGGTTTAGTGATGTGCTGCTCACGATGGAGTACTGATGTTTCATTTATACTCGATAATTACCTATAAATTTCAGGTTTTAGCAGTAATAATCAATGAATAGACCTAAACAGATTGTTAATCGCAAAGCTGTTGGGACAGTTTCTAAAGACGTTACCGTGAAAAGGAAGTCAGACACATGCCTGTGCTCCAACGCATCAGTTTAACCTTAGTTTTAGTCGCTATTCTCGGCGGCTGCTCTT from Vibrio splendidus encodes:
- a CDS encoding LacI family DNA-binding transcriptional regulator is translated as MVTMLDVANRAGVSKSTVSRVLNGKNIVRPDVVKKVFDAIQETGYRPNLLAQQLATKKTNFIGFVITNELFNGPYFSSLMYHAASYSEKSNHQLVITDGKHSAEDERKAINFLLDMKCAGIIIYPQCLTESDIALIIESTDTPILVINREMPSKPNHAITTDHYQSACLMVEHIIEQGHTDIAVIRGKAGSSTDEQRYKAYQGVLTKHDIALDESKAVQGDWTMESGYHAVQALVKSKAMFTAILSENDDMAIGAIKALTELGYSLPQDVSIVGFDNSKVGAFLTPSLTSVSVPLEQMTQKAILQIVGETEQAKALSTTGSLVVRDSVAQRV
- a CDS encoding sugar O-acetyltransferase, with amino-acid sequence MRTEKQKMLAGEPYQAWDEELYSARIECRKVLQKLNNSIPDTPEWKAATQELIPGCESAHLEPPFRCDYGSNIKLGKNFYANFNCVILDVAEVTIGDNVLLGPNVQILTAGHPLDVKGRVEEGVEFGTPINVGDNVWLGGGVILCPGVTIGENSVIGAGSVVTKDIPANVVAVGNPCKVLKAIDNA
- a CDS encoding putative quinol monooxygenase, with translation MTQLTIVANIVANEDKIELVKAELLKLIDITRAEEGCINYDLHQDNENPAHFTFYENWTSRELWQVHMGNTHLAEYMAATEGSVTSFTLNEMTKIA
- a CDS encoding dihydrofolate reductase family protein — translated: MPSFSSISELKMSNIVFIATSLDGYIADKQGGLDWLQAIPNPDGDDMGYNAHTDRIDALVMGRNTMDMVLSFGIDWPYSKPVYVLSNTLNEVPQELEGKVFLMKGELTQIIEELNKKGMRNLYIDGGVTIQNFMKEDLIDELIISTIPVVLGGGSPLFGDLVSPVDFTLRDVTTYLDEIVQTHYLRKR
- a CDS encoding TetR/AcrR family transcriptional regulator: MTVKDQKRGRPKSGSSQLSAEKILDTAKSMMREGGKVPSIRGLATELGVDAMAIYHYFQNKNDLLESITVSLVREVAQPEQNQVWQENLYQLSVSYLSVLNDYRGLLETLLTMKSLGPVEVFSERFEAVLSPLNLTAEQTENALHLLVDYLHGYALALSCNPDRIQITVGMVRKPLSLYCLGIEQLKSR